A window of the bacterium genome harbors these coding sequences:
- a CDS encoding nitroreductase: MSTDHGASEAVLRVIRNRRSITRMKPEPVPRALIEKWLDAAVWVANHRVTEPWTFYVLEDDAKRRFAEFRREFQRSRLPNPEAPEAQPALDKSYASAADTPAIILFACRPSDDPELGEEDVWATYSAAYAVMLAAWSDGVGTYFRSGGLREYAPLREFLGLAPDQRIIGMLYAGYPAEVPQRRRTPAPTKTVWLAARHGRNGEAR; the protein is encoded by the coding sequence GTGTCGACAGACCACGGCGCCAGCGAGGCCGTCCTGCGCGTCATCCGGAACCGGCGCAGCATCACGCGCATGAAGCCGGAGCCGGTCCCGCGCGCCCTGATCGAGAAGTGGCTCGACGCCGCGGTGTGGGTGGCCAACCACCGCGTCACGGAGCCGTGGACGTTCTACGTGCTGGAGGACGACGCGAAGCGCCGGTTCGCGGAGTTTCGGCGCGAGTTCCAGCGCTCGCGCCTGCCGAACCCCGAGGCCCCGGAGGCGCAGCCGGCACTCGACAAGAGTTACGCGTCCGCGGCCGACACGCCGGCGATCATCCTCTTCGCCTGCCGGCCGTCCGACGACCCGGAGCTCGGCGAGGAAGACGTGTGGGCCACGTACAGCGCCGCCTACGCGGTCATGCTGGCGGCGTGGAGCGACGGCGTGGGCACCTACTTCCGCTCGGGCGGCCTTCGCGAGTATGCCCCGCTGAGGGAGTTTCTCGGGCTCGCACCGGACCAACGCATCATCGGCATGCTCTACGCCGGCTATCCGGCGGAGGTCCCGCAGCGGCGGCGCACCCCCGCGCCGACCAAAACCGTGTGGCTGGCCGCCCGCCACGGCCGGAACGGAGAGGCACGCTGA